The Anopheles maculipalpis chromosome 3RL, idAnoMacuDA_375_x, whole genome shotgun sequence genomic sequence ACCGTCCCATCTGTATCACATGCTATTCGAGCTGTTCAAGAACTCGATGCGTGCTGTCATGGAACATCACGGTACAGAGAACGATGTCCCTCCGCTTAAAGTTACCATCGTGAAGGGCAAGGAGGATATCTGCGTTAAGATGTCCGATCAAGGCGGCGGTATTCCACGGTCACAGGTGGATCAACTGTTCAAGTACATGTACAGTACTGCGCCGCAACCACCGAAATCGAAAACAGATTTACCTTTAGTTCCGTTGGCTGGTATGACATAAATAACCCCGATCTGTCCTCACAAGCGGATAagtttaagcttttttttttgtacttttgttttaacaaataaccataGGATACGGATACGGGTTGCCCATCTCTAGATTGTATGCTAGATACTTTCATGGCGATTTGGTTCTGTTCTCCTGCGAAGGATACGGTTCCGATGCAATAATTTATCTGAAGGTATGTATCCTCGACACATCTTCATTATGTACACGTCATTCATGGTGCATGGTttaattctattttattttctctaccACAGGCATTTTCAGATGAAGCGAACGAGTTGCTCccaatatttaataaaaccaGCACGCGATTCTACAAAGCAACCGTGCCAACCGGCGACTGGTCTAATCAGGTAAAGggcaaaaaaaccaaacctatAGTCATATAATTTCTCCAACTGTGTCAGCTATCTCGATTTTGCTCGCCATTTTGAATGACTTGATCTATACaattttggaaatgttttggAAGCTTGTTTTTGGCCAACCCGATTGATGTTGAATGATATTGGGTTGTAAAACACAAATGAGTAGAAACCGAAGTTGTCGAATATTGCAGATGATTATATAAGGCTCTATATCACGTCCAACCAGGATGAGAATCCGGGCTGGTTCGATCCTCCCAAAAGCTGTACTTTCTACATATTACAGTCACAAAAGCATTcataatatatatataaacaGAGACAATATCTATATAGTATCCACTTCACAGACCTTAGCAATATACGCaacaagaaagagagagagagagagagagagaaaacaatatttttaaaagcctTATTTACAAAGATGATTGGACTCTGCAGTTCAATATCAAGTTCTAATAGAACATCTAGGTTACCAATGCAATTTAATGTAAAAACGGTAGGACACATATGATTTAAAATAGGGTTATAGTAGTATTGTAGGTAGGTGTAATGTTGTTTATGTTGTGCCGTTATAGTTTGGATACATGTTCCTTCCTCTTATCCTTTATTGTTACGGAGTATTCCGCTTTCTTTTCTATTCTACTAGGGAAAAAACTTTACCAACAGGTTGTTGTAGCACTTGTGCTAACAACGACCATGGTAGGATAATGATGTTTAGAGCTCAAGTGACAGAACGATGGATCTCAACTGATCGTCGCCCTTTATTTGCCTCAATTTGATGAAAGCTATTCTTCCCTGCTTGcttctactactgctactactactgctactgctaatAGGCGTCAACCTACTATAACAATGTTTCGACAGCCTTCTGTTATTGCTTTTTAGTTACTTGTTGATATTAGGAAACACCACTTTAATGTTTCGTTATCCggtttttgtatgtattttagtttatttgtttgtaatgatgatgaaaaattatgaaaaatataaatgtttATAATTACTATATTCTTGTACTTGCCGTGTTTTCATTCACGTTTCAGTAGCAGATTGCTTCgaatactgtttttttttaaattttgtttttcgtctgtCGTATCGTTTTAGCTAGTTCTAGctgaaaaattttgtttatccgaaaatgtttctttctgTTACGGTATTTTCCTCtccttgttgttttatttgtaattggttcaaataaaatttgttattCAATCCCAAGCAATTTCACACAGCActagagttttgttttcagcATGCACTTGAAACAGAAACCGATCCAACTATAGACGAATGACTTTTTACTACCGAAGGAGTCaataaacaaccaaacaacgtGTATATAACTTCAAAGTGTCTCTTGGAGCGAAGTATAAGACAAACttgttcaaattcaaatttatgtatAAGTGTACCGATTGAATGATCTCTTTATAACGTAAAGGGGATCAGCATTTACATGCATAGAGTAGAACGTTCAATTTGTCAGTAATTTTATGTATTGtcctttaaaaatatttttctaatgGAATCGGCATATTTTCAAGCGATGTGTTAATGTTATTTTACAGAATTCTGATATGAACTCTAAGCAAATGAATGCTCAAACAAGGCGCGCTGGCTCGCTCGGAACGAATACATCCTGATCTCTCTCACCGTCCGAGGAAGCTGAAGGCGATGGCACAGGGCAAAAATAACTGAAAACCTGGTACGAACTGGAGGACATCTATGAACGAATGAATATAGGTTTCCATTAAACtttgaaatatattcaaatgttataatttttattgttttatattaaAGCTTTGATTATCATTGTTTTACAGAATATTATATATTTAAAGTAACACCATTAGGCCGAATAATGGAAATTGCCGCCGTCTCAGATTAACGAACAAGACGGACATTTCGTAGAttattacagttttttttttatttccctcaAGACAACGATAAAGTCCGCTACACAGCTTAGTTACCCCacattacagggttttcaccggtattattgacacattcagcacgatatagaatcgttcgagcatactattgactcgttcggcgcgctattgacgtcttcggatgattgtattgatttaatcggcagtgctattgacaacccttggttgacacatttttctctcgctgtcaatgtatataattttttacccGTGATATTTACATACAGCCAAAATAAAAGTGTCATCGATTGGAGCGCCGGTATATTGTTATTTTGCAAGTGGCAACTTTTTACTGAATCCCAGGaacagcaggagaaaaatgtgccaaccaagggttgtcaatagcactgccgatcaaatcaatacaatcatccgaagacgtcaatagcgcgccgaacgagtcgaacgattctataacgcgctgaatgtgtcaataaaaccagTGGAAACCCTGTATCTTGTTTCGTATTACAGGTTGCATAAAGTTAGGCTTATTAAAGCTATTagtaatgtaataaaatatttatttctagTAATATTAGTTCCGAGGTAaacgtaataaaaataaccatTTCATAACTAATCCTGCTCCTAACAATTCTTGGCTGGTGGTTTCTATTCCTTCTTCAATACTCTTCAATAGCATTTATGTTGGGTCTCCAGCTATTCATATCAGCGAGACCATGTTCGTAGTAGCTCCCTAGCTTTGCTCAGTCGTTTAACGAAGACGTTTCATACATTGAATCGTGCGAAAAGTTTATATCATTGCTCGCTATCAACAGTTCCGTGCATACCGCTTGTGCTGTCGGCACTATActagaaaatggaaaaaatgaacCGATCACGAAAGACGCATCGGACGCCGCGTCTGGATCGCGCGTTTGTATTATCATTGTTGATAAGATTTGCTCCAGCACATCAACATGCTCACTAGATGCATCTGGTGTTACAGATTGGCCGAGCTTTTGACGTAGTTTGTAGATATTATTTGCAAGCAATCGGTTCAGCAGATCGGTTTGGGCAATGCCACCGTGTTTAACCTCCAGATGTGGTATCCAACGAAAATAACACTGCTGCCACAGCTCGATATCACGCAAGCAACATTGCGGTTCCAGGAATCGTTCATCGTTCTGCgcggagaaagaaaatgttgatataataaaaaaatgacaacattgaaacaaaaatctgaACTTCTAACCATTTGTCTCGTTAAGGTGacaaattttaccatttttttaaagaccGCTGTGTTCTTTAACTGATAAAATACTTGCCTTCAGTAACTGAAGCTTATCGGCCCCATTCAGCACCGAATGCCCATTCGACTCATCCCCTTGTCGCGTACCAAACAAAGAACTGGCGATCGGAATCTGCGTGCTGGACGGACTACTATTAGTGCTGTAGTGAGCGAAGTGCTGCCACTTCGCTCGATACAGCGGATTGGTAAACAATGCGAGATCCTTAGTGTCGAACTGCTTTTCCCAATCCCAAACCGGTCGCAGCACGACATGTTCGGCGTTCAGCGCCTGGTAACGTTCGGTTTCAGAGTTAAACTGAAACGTGTCAAAAATGGGAAGGAACAGTGAATCCCATACAGTGGTTAAGAAAACGTCAGAAAACTCGAAAGCTTCGGGAAACTGTTGCAGCAGTTGCCAGGTACAAtcaagaaacagaagaaacaGCGGACTGCGCTCAGTTATTTTGACCGTAGATACGTGCCCCAGCCGGTCACTAAATGGGTGCCCAAGGATGACCCACTCTTTTTGAATGAGGTTTTGAAAACCTTGTATCGTACGATAGCTACTATCCATCAGCAGTTGCACCAAGCTCGATATCACACAGCTCATATCCCGTCCATTGATTTCTTGCAGCACTACCGTTTGCCCCTCGCGTAATAATTTGGCGGCAATGTTCGAGTGTTTCAAGCAAAGCGAAACATACAGCAGCCAGTAACTTTTTTCCAACAGCGTATAGAATCGGCCGTCCTGTGCCTGAAATGGTACCAATTGTATTAGCCCGTTGCTGCTATTACCTCGTTAAATAAGTGCCATAACAAATTGATGCCAACGTCTCAATTTTTGTTGAGTTTGTTTTGCTCACCATAAATTGCTGATCGCTGTCGGGAGTACAGAGGTCGCGCAATTTGATGTAACTAAGATTGACATCCTGTATGCTAGGCAAAATTTTGTACAACTCCAGTAACCTCGGCTGTCTCTTTTGCGGATCGCAAcgccgtacgtgttccagcaaaATGTTTTCTACCGTTGTGTTTGTAATATCTGGATTTAGCTCCGCTAGACGAACCAGGGCTGCATCATTAAAGCCCCAAACCTACAACACATATAATTTATGAATACATGAGACAAGTCTATATGATTGTTTATGGTCCTTTACTTTATAAGAATTTCCTAATTACTTATAAACATTAACGTTGAAACACTTACCCAAATAGCAGAACGATTATTACGAAAGCTTTTTGATATGTTGTCGTAGTCGATATCACTAAGATGCTTTGGGACCACGAAGTGCATAGGTAGGGAGCTGTTTGAGACTCGGCAATCTTTAGAATACACGCGCCATCCTCCAGTTGCATTACATCGTTCCAGCTCTTGGAACCAATCCAATTTCTTGTCATACATTTTTACACCCTCGCTCATAGGGCTGCGGTAGTACTTTTCCCTACAATGTATGGCGTGCGGTAAGACTTATGTAGTAATACAGTTTCTTCTATTGGCTAACACCGTCCTTTACTCACTTGAACCGGTACAAAAATGATAGATTATGTCGAGCGGGAAACGCAAACTTTACCAGTGCGTCAGCGATGTATTTGCCTTTCCCTATTTCCGACAGTTGGAATCCGAATGTAAatgttttgaagttctaaaATAACGACAAATAAACAACGTATTTCAAGTGCTCGATACAGCATAATCTTCTCCTTCATCTTCAAATGAATGATGAAAGATGAAAAGAATGAACAAGATGAAAATCCTTCATCTTCCATTTGGTCACTTACTTTACACACGATCCGTATTTTGTCAATCTTGCTGCTGTTTTTAAACTGCGGACTaataattcttttctttttatcaacGTACTGATAAATTCGGTCGATATTGGAAAGCGACACCTCGGACGAACCGAGAAATCGGTTACTCTGGAACGATAGCTGCGCATAGAGAAGGAGTAAAAAGGGAACAATCAGGTCAATATATCAACACTTGATTATACTTCACACTTGCCTGTTCGTCATCCATGTCCAATGATACGAAAGACAGCCGAAAGTTGGTGATCAGCAGTATTCCCGTTTTCTCACCAAACACCTTGCCATCTTTGAGGTAGGATGCAATGTACATGCAGACGTTATTAGCACGTGCAGCCTCTAGTTCTCCTGGAACGAGAAAACTTATGGTAAACCGACCATACTCGCACCAACCACTCAATGTTGCACACACCTGACAGCAGCTTTGGTTTATAGTCATCGTTGACAAAGTTTTCCTCCGGGACCTGTAATGGGAAGACCATGAGAAATATGATACGACCACCTATTTCCCAGAGGATAAGGAAAGAATGCACCATTTCGATGCACTTGGAAACTTGGTATGTCAGCACGCACCTGATTTACGTAGCTGGTAAAATTCTGTTTCGTCTTATTGCGTCCCTCGGACATTATTGGCATACAGCTAGTGTAGTGTTTCTATACATTAACTAGTTAATAGCACGCATCGAACGGGAAGCAGCGGAAACGGTCGCAGTACACAccacttttttttacagagTTCCGAAGCTTTACTGTTTCGGATTGATAAGCACAACTGATCAATACAATTCTGCGCGATGAATTTCCATCGATCAGCTCTGCCTTTACCAGTGGGACAGCAGACGAAACGTTGATAAAAAATGTGTAGAACAAGTTTTTGCGCAAGATAAACAACAGAtgagaaaacaaattgtcgTTCATCTGACACGCCACAAAGTGAGACCTTTTTCACAGGGCAGGTTGGCGCATTACGACCACTTTGACGGTTGGGCAcaattttccatatttttatGTAAGTGCTCCCAGACAGCATGAGAATGCAACTGAGAAATTGAAAGTGCTAAAAATGACAACCGATCGTGTGTCAAATTTCGCAACAGCAGGTGTAGAAACTAGCCTGTGATAATTTTTGCAATGCTTGTTAAGCCAAcagattttttcatttttttcttattttcaatcaattgaataaacttttaattgaatgaaaaacaattgaagaaagataaaaatattatgtttCTCCTGTAATTATTATTTCCTCATACAACTGTTActaaattaacaaaacaaaattcacaacACATTTTTCAGCTGCAGGTTGCCTTTtctgcaaatgaaaaatttgacACCAGCAGTGCTGCCAGTTCCACTCAAAATCGGTTGTCGTTTTTTGCACTTTCATATTTCAGTGGAGTCGATCGGTTtgtcagtgtatgtgtgtgcaatcgTATACGCTGTGCCGTTGTGTTAAGCGAAAACGTGCATAGCATGATCAATATAATGCATAACATAATTCAATATGACCTATGCGCTAAAGCTATGATGAGCCCAAGTAGTCTCTTTACCCATTTTACTCTATTACGTATATACCTTGCATAGCACTATCGAACCCGCTGTTGTCAAACTCTCATTCAATATGGCCATGCGCCAAAGCTAAGAACCAATCTAGTCTCTTTACCGAATTTGTGCTGCATTCTCGGGCTGTGCGGGAGCACTctgtcagtttttgttttgattttttttttcgttctatgTCGACATCCCCAATTGTCATAACAATACTTTTCAGCTGTGTGCTTTGGAAaagtcaaaaagaaaaagcgttTGCGTAGAAcgaggaaaattggaaaacactccagaaaaaaaataaataaaaggcGTATCTATTGCCAATCTGCGACAATCCTTCGGTGCTTGATATCTTGTGTTTCATTGTGGAGCACTTTGCCTTTATGTGTGATTGTTTTGGGTGTCGGAAAGTTTCTGCAAAGCTCAATCCAAACAAAGGAAGTTGGGTAATGGCGCATTGAAATTGTTTGGGTTGTTTTATGCCACTGTGGGGTTTTATCTACCATTCGTGTGTGCTACTGCAGTGTGTATCCGTGTTTTGCCATGAGTATACTGTACATTTTCTGATAAACACAGTGAATTTCTAGTTGCATTAAGTGAACAAACAAGGACAATCATGCCATCCTTTCGTCAGAAGGTCACGACTTACTTCCGTCAATTGAGTTTTGTGTCCGAACGAGACCCGCGGAGCCCAGTGCAGCAATGTTCTTCAATGGCTTCCGGAAGCTTCATGACCAGATACCTGGAGGGGTGAGACACACAAAATGtcataaaaatggcaaacatcTCTAGTGTACCGCTGTAAATGTAACATACTGCATAGAATGTGTTGTAATTCCTTCACTCCACACTTTCCGTAGGGAATGGGAACCTCCAGACTCTATGGCGCCGATTTTCAATGGTAAACTACCGGAAGATTTACCGGACGTACGCATCGAACGGTACGTTGTCAGTGGAACGGAAACTGATGCCTCTTATACAGGGCCACTCGAAGGTCTGACGGGAGTAAGGCGTGCCAAGTCGCATCTAACGGCAGGCATTGAAGATGACATAGACTACATTGATGTTctgcaggaccagggttcaacaTCGCAACAAGTACCATCTACCAAACCATCCGTACCTGAATTGGGCACAAATTCCAATTCAAAACAACATTCGTTGTATGTTGCTGAAAAGCGTTCTGAATCTCATTCCATAACCACGAAGCAAGCGAGTGGGGAGAAGCATGTAGTAAACAAACAAGTCACCGACGATCCTATTGCTAACGTAACTGACTGGAACCGCCCAAGCGAAGATGCATACGGTATATCCGTGTCTTTGTACGAAAAACATCTCCATACGTCAGGAAACGTTGGTGATCCTATTGCAGATTGCTTTGGCATCATAACTCGAGCCGATTCGTGTATAATGGCCATGGCAGATGGTGTCAACTGGGGTAAGTGGTAGTAACCCATTGGTGGGGAATGGTCTAATAGTAATTATAACTTAATAATCTATTTTAACTTAGGCGAAGGTGCCCGTATTGCAGCTAGATCTGCCGTTCAGGGTGCGATTGAATACTTAAATTCGGCAATTTTTGGTATACACCAAGGTGAGAATAGTTTGCCTGTACTtcataatgtttgtttttccttttttatactCAACTtggcctttttctttttgacttaCATCATGTGTAGTGTCATCGACCCGAGAAATATTCGTAAGCTTGATTCGTAGCTTCTGGGAAGCACATAACTACATTCTTCAAGTTGGAGGAGCATTGAGTACGTTGACCGTCGCCATCGTATTACCCGTTGAATCGTCTGCACAAAGTGTAGTTTGTTGCTGCAACGTAGGGGACTCGCTTGgatacatattttcaaaaaacaatatcGTACGGGAAATAACAATGGGTACGCATAGcagaatgttttgaaattgtttttacttcttcAATTGTGCAGTTACGAAATTTCGGTTTCTTCTCTCTTACCAGGATCACATGATGTTAGTCTTATGCGAGATATGCGAGACGCGCTAGGTGCTTTAGGTCCCGTGTACGGAGATAAACCGGAAATGAGCAATCTCACACTATCCATGTCATATGTTGACGAAGGGGATATTGTGTTTCTTACGTCGGATGGAATCAGCGATAATTTTGATCcagtggttggaaaatttgctGAGGCTGTGGGCAGTAAAACAAATgccaataataacaatagcaATGTAACCAATCTAGCTTACAAACAATCGACGAATCAACACTACGAGCGTAAAAATAAAGCAGGATTAGCTCCCAAGAGACAGAACAAAAGTGCTCCAATGCTTACATTAGCGCAGACAAACGGAGCAATGGAACAGCAATATGCTAATGCAAATCATGCTGGAGGTTCGCGGGCTGAGCGAAAAATTCCTCTACCTGTACgaaaaccaccaccgccaacTGCAGGCCCACAGGAAAAAAGCTACTGCTCGAAGTATGTAACGCGATCGAAAACATTTATCGAACCAGCGGCCGCAGCAAGACGATCAACTAACGTTGTTGCAAGATCATCGCCTCCTACGGCTTTACCACAAGTAACAGCCCAGCAGAGACACGTACTAACGCTTTTGCGAATAGCGGATCTGTTGGTGTACGGTATTAACGGTTCACTTCGACCGTGCACGAACGCAAAGCAATTATGTCAGCTTTTAATCGATTTTGTTTCGTGTATTACCGCTGCCAAACGCAAACTGCTGGAGCAACGCGAACTATACTATAAAATAGTAACCGATCCAGATGGAAGTCGCAGAGAAGTGCCACATAGTGCACACGAACATAAAGTGATACGGAAGCGTATGGTGGATGGAACTACATTTTCGCTACTGCCCGGAAAGCTGGATCACGCTTCGATCGTCGCATACACCGTACGCAGATGCACAATGAAATC encodes the following:
- the LOC126563588 gene encoding myotubularin-related protein 10-B, whose product is MPIMSEGRNKTKQNFTSYVNQVPEENFVNDDYKPKLLSGELEAARANNVCMYIASYLKDGKVFGEKTGILLITNFRLSFVSLDMDDEQLSFQSNRFLGSSEVSLSNIDRIYQYVDKKKRIISPQFKNSSKIDKIRIVCKNFKTFTFGFQLSEIGKGKYIADALVKFAFPARHNLSFLYRFKEKYYRSPMSEGVKMYDKKLDWFQELERCNATGGWRVYSKDCRVSNSSLPMHFVVPKHLSDIDYDNISKSFRNNRSAIWVWGFNDAALVRLAELNPDITNTTVENILLEHVRRCDPQKRQPRLLELYKILPSIQDVNLSYIKLRDLCTPDSDQQFMAQDGRFYTLLEKSYWLLYVSLCLKHSNIAAKLLREGQTVVLQEINGRDMSCVISSLVQLLMDSSYRTIQGFQNLIQKEWVILGHPFSDRLGHVSTVKITERSPLFLLFLDCTWQLLQQFPEAFEFSDVFLTTVWDSLFLPIFDTFQFNSETERYQALNAEHVVLRPVWDWEKQFDTKDLALFTNPLYRAKWQHFAHYSTNSSPSSTQIPIASSLFGTRQGDESNGHSVLNGADKLQLLKNDERFLEPQCCLRDIELWQQCYFRWIPHLEVKHGGIAQTDLLNRLLANNIYKLRQKLGQSVTPDASSEHVDVLEQILSTMIIQTRDPDAASDASFVIGSFFPFSSIVPTAQAVCTELLIASNDINFSHDSMYETSSLND
- the LOC126561814 gene encoding PP2C-like domain-containing protein CG9801, yielding MPSFRQKVTTYFRQLSFVSERDPRSPVQQCSSMASGSFMTRYLEGEWEPPDSMAPIFNGKLPEDLPDVRIERYVVSGTETDASYTGPLEGLTGVRRAKSHLTAGIEDDIDYIDVLQDQGSTSQQVPSTKPSVPELGTNSNSKQHSLYVAEKRSESHSITTKQASGEKHVVNKQVTDDPIANVTDWNRPSEDAYGISVSLYEKHLHTSGNVGDPIADCFGIITRADSCIMAMADGVNWGEGARIAARSAVQGAIEYLNSAIFGIHQVSSTREIFVSLIRSFWEAHNYILQVGGALSTLTVAIVLPVESSAQSVVCCCNVGDSLGYIFSKNNIVREITMGSHDVSLMRDMRDALGALGPVYGDKPEMSNLTLSMSYVDEGDIVFLTSDGISDNFDPVVGKFAEAVGSKTNANNNNSNVTNLAYKQSTNQHYERKNKAGLAPKRQNKSAPMLTLAQTNGAMEQQYANANHAGGSRAERKIPLPVRKPPPPTAGPQEKSYCSKYVTRSKTFIEPAAAARRSTNVVARSSPPTALPQVTAQQRHVLTLLRIADLLVYGINGSLRPCTNAKQLCQLLIDFVSCITAAKRKLLEQRELYYKIVTDPDGSRREVPHSAHEHKVIRKRMVDGTTFSLLPGKLDHASIVAYTVRRCTMKSTAEHII